In a genomic window of Malaclemys terrapin pileata isolate rMalTer1 chromosome 17, rMalTer1.hap1, whole genome shotgun sequence:
- the LOC128825435 gene encoding CMP-N-acetylneuraminate-beta-galactosamide-alpha-2,3-sialyltransferase 4-like, with translation MNLEGLLCSKSQCRFAWVFLKKLWKVLMLLLSVVLSVRVVQYCGRMMPDVPFEKDINICRKRFAWRKPILGRFEPDWKPFLTSKELFWQEDTPARRQLNDLLHFHRLPFGLNSSVLHAFHTLQLLPQHGMPKSIERLRCRRCVVVGNSNSIRGRGLGAVIDSHNIVIRLNNAPVKEHEEDVGEKTSIRLFFPESALPNPLDNNDSETLMVLIAFKSLDFTWVKEMLLQTRNKTVEGFWRRPPSEWKWNASHLRILHPYVTYEATYKLLQLKKTGGKYSTTGIIALNLALHICHEVNIIGFGYPDKDDNTTPVHYYDTEHLSQGLFMTHNISAEQAWLLKMMERGMISNLMRPSSWSWGP, from the exons ATGAATCTTGAGGGACTCCTGTGCTCCAAATCGCAGTGCAGATTTGCCTGGgtctttctcaagaagctgtgGAAAGTGCTGATGCTTCTCCTGAGTGTGG TGCTCAGTGTGCGAGTTGTCCAGTACTGCGGGAGGATGATGCCTGACGTTCCCTTTGA GAAGGACATCAACATTTGCAGGAAGCGCTTTGCATGGAGAAAGCCCATTCTTGGCAG GTTCGAGCCTGACTGGAAACCTTTCCTGACCAGCAAGGAGTTATTCTGGCAGGAGGACACCCCTGCCAGGAGACAACTAAACGACCTTCTCCACTTCCACAGGCTTCCCTTCGGACTGAATAGCTCGG TTCTCCATGCGTTCCACACGTTACAGCTCCTCCCGCAGCATGGGATGCCAAAATCCATTGAGCG TCTTCGGTGCCGAAGGTGCGTCGTGGTCGGCAACAGTAACTCCATTCGTGGACGAGGCCTCGGGGCAGTGATTGACTCGCACAACATTGTCATCAG GTTAAACAATGCTCCCGTGAAAGAGCACGAGGAAGATGTGGGTGAGAAAACCAGCATCCGGCTCTTCTTCCCCGAGTCTGCGCTGCCCAACCCTCTGGATAACAACGACAGTGAAACGCTGATGGTGCTCATTGCGTTCAAGAGCCTGGATTTTACCTGGGTgaaggagatgctgctgcagaCAAGGAATAAG ACCGTAGAGGGGTTTTGGCGCAGGCCGCCCAGTGAATGGAAGTGGAATGCCTCTCACCTGCGGATTCTGCACCCTTACGTCACCTACGAAGCAACATACAAATTGCTTCAGCTGAAGAAGACGGGCGGG AAATATTCCACCACTGGAATCATCGCTTTGAACTTAGCTCTCCATATCTGCCACGAGGTTAACATCATAGGATTTGGGTACCCTGACAAGGATGACAATACCACGCCAGTACACTACTATGACACGGAGCATCTGAGCCAGGGCCTG TTTATGACGCACAACATCAGCGCGGAGCAGGCGTGGCTGCTGAAAATGATGGAGCGGGGGATGATTTCCAACTTGATGCGCCCTTCCTCCTGGTCCTGGGGCCCCTGA